A single window of Mycolicibacterium aurum DNA harbors:
- a CDS encoding CaiB/BaiF CoA transferase family protein translates to MTSPTGPLDGIRVIEVGTLISGPFAGRLLGDMGAEVVKIEPPGAPDPLRTWGQAELDGHHFFWTVHARNKKAVTLNLRVPEGRALFLDLVEKSDVVVENFRPGTLEKWGLGYDVLRARNRGIILVRVSGYGQTGPEAHKAGYASVAEAASGLRHMNGFPGGPPPRLALSLGDSLAGMFAAQGALAALYRRSVTGEGQVVDAALTESCLAVQESTIPDYDVGGVVRGPSGTRLEGIAPSNIYPTADGSWVVIAANQDTVFRRLCAAMGHPELATDERFANHVARGRNQDEIDKIIAAWAAERHPADIIATLSEAGVISGPINTVAEVVEDPQLQARGMIADHWDERIGRNVKGPGVVPVLSDTPGTIRSAGSSRPGQHNAEIYLELLGRTEAQMVALREEGVI, encoded by the coding sequence ATGACCTCTCCGACCGGCCCACTGGACGGCATCCGGGTCATCGAGGTCGGCACGCTGATCTCCGGGCCGTTCGCGGGTCGACTGCTCGGCGACATGGGTGCCGAGGTCGTCAAGATCGAGCCGCCCGGCGCGCCGGACCCGCTGCGGACGTGGGGGCAGGCCGAGCTCGATGGCCACCATTTCTTCTGGACGGTGCACGCGCGAAACAAGAAAGCGGTGACGCTCAACCTCCGCGTCCCGGAGGGTCGCGCCCTCTTCCTCGATCTGGTCGAGAAGTCGGACGTCGTCGTCGAGAACTTCCGTCCCGGCACCCTGGAGAAATGGGGGCTGGGGTACGACGTCCTGCGTGCACGCAATCGCGGCATCATCCTGGTGCGGGTCTCGGGATATGGCCAGACCGGGCCCGAGGCCCACAAAGCCGGCTACGCCTCGGTCGCGGAAGCCGCGAGCGGTTTGCGGCACATGAACGGCTTTCCCGGCGGCCCTCCCCCACGGCTGGCGCTGTCGCTCGGCGACAGTCTCGCCGGCATGTTCGCCGCCCAGGGCGCGCTGGCGGCGCTGTATCGCCGCTCCGTCACCGGGGAAGGCCAGGTGGTCGACGCCGCGCTGACCGAATCCTGTCTGGCGGTGCAGGAATCCACCATTCCCGACTATGACGTCGGCGGGGTGGTGCGAGGGCCGTCCGGTACCCGCCTGGAGGGTATCGCGCCGTCGAACATCTATCCGACCGCCGATGGCAGCTGGGTGGTCATCGCGGCGAATCAGGACACCGTCTTCCGCCGGCTGTGCGCGGCTATGGGACATCCCGAACTGGCCACCGACGAACGATTCGCCAATCACGTTGCGCGGGGCCGCAATCAGGACGAGATCGACAAGATCATCGCAGCGTGGGCCGCCGAACGTCACCCGGCCGACATCATCGCGACCCTGTCCGAGGCCGGGGTGATCAGCGGACCCATCAACACCGTCGCCGAGGTCGTCGAGGACCCGCAGCTGCAGGCGCGGGGCATGATCGCCGACCACTGGGACGAGCGCATCGGACGCAATGTCAAGGGTCCGGGTGTGGTGCCGGTGCTCTCTGATACGCCGGGCACCATCCGCAGTGCCGGGTCGTCGCGGCCAGGCCAGCACAACGCCGAGATCTACCTCGAGCTCCTGGGCAGGACCGAGGCCCAGATGGTGGCGCTGCGCGAGGAGGGTGTCATATGA
- a CDS encoding alpha/beta fold hydrolase, translated as MTTTADRPAPVKHEYERIPYLVAYQNNSAVRDVYGGVAELVVLESYLLKPKTTSDTGAAPAATSDTGAAPAATSDTVLVFMHPIGGGAYLPMINGLARAGHHVIYCNSRFRGTDSALLMEKVVEDLGECIKDAKNRLGYSKVVLAGWSGGGSLSVFYQQQAQHPTVTGSPSGDGPDLTKLGLIPADGIMLLAAHISRHGTMTEWMDASILDEADPTNRDPELDLYNPDNPNQPPYTPEFLERYHQAQIARNRRITAWVKAKLADLKEAGRPDDEFAFVVHGTMADPRWLDPTVDPNERTPGTCYLGDPQVVNMSPVGLARFCTLRSWLSQWSYDDANGDAVKAGPDIAVPTLVIGNLADDACTPSHTRRIFEAIGHQDKEMYEITGANHYYAGVDQRDKLREATAIVTDWLQRHDFAGAR; from the coding sequence ATGACCACCACGGCCGACCGCCCCGCACCCGTCAAGCACGAGTACGAGCGCATCCCGTATCTGGTTGCCTATCAGAACAACTCGGCGGTGCGCGACGTCTACGGCGGTGTCGCGGAGCTGGTTGTCCTGGAGAGCTATCTCCTCAAGCCGAAGACCACATCAGACACCGGAGCCGCCCCGGCGGCGACATCAGACACCGGAGCCGCCCCGGCGGCGACATCAGACACCGTGCTGGTGTTCATGCACCCCATCGGCGGCGGCGCCTACCTGCCGATGATCAACGGCCTGGCCCGCGCCGGACACCACGTCATCTATTGCAACAGCCGGTTCCGGGGCACGGATTCGGCGCTGCTGATGGAGAAGGTCGTCGAGGATCTCGGCGAGTGCATCAAGGACGCAAAGAACCGCCTCGGCTACTCCAAAGTGGTGCTCGCCGGATGGAGCGGCGGCGGATCGCTGTCGGTGTTCTATCAGCAGCAGGCCCAGCACCCCACGGTCACCGGCAGCCCGTCCGGCGACGGGCCGGACCTGACAAAGCTTGGACTGATCCCCGCCGACGGCATCATGCTGCTTGCCGCGCACATCAGCAGGCACGGGACCATGACCGAGTGGATGGACGCATCGATTCTCGACGAGGCGGACCCCACCAATCGTGACCCGGAGTTGGACCTCTACAACCCCGACAACCCCAATCAGCCTCCGTACACGCCGGAGTTCCTGGAGCGCTACCACCAGGCACAGATCGCGCGTAACCGGCGAATCACCGCATGGGTCAAGGCGAAGCTCGCTGACCTGAAGGAGGCTGGCCGACCGGACGACGAGTTCGCGTTCGTCGTGCACGGCACCATGGCCGATCCCCGCTGGCTGGACCCGACGGTCGATCCGAATGAACGCACCCCCGGGACGTGTTATCTGGGCGATCCTCAGGTGGTGAACATGAGCCCGGTGGGTCTGGCGCGGTTCTGCACGCTGCGCAGCTGGTTGTCGCAATGGAGCTACGACGACGCCAACGGTGATGCCGTCAAGGCCGGACCGGACATCGCTGTGCCCACCCTCGTCATCGGCAACCTCGCCGACGACGCGTGCACACCAAGCCACACCCGCAGGATCTTCGAGGCGATCGGGCATCAAGATAAAGAGATGTACGAGATCACCGGAGCCAACCACTACTACGCCGGCGTCGACCAGCGCGACAAGCTGCGCGAGGCCACCGCCATCGTCACCGACTGGCTGCAGCGCCACGACTTCGCAGGCGCCCGATGA
- a CDS encoding hydroxymethylglutaryl-CoA lyase encodes MSDLPTHVDIRDVSLRDGLQIEEPIPLAAKLELLAAIAATGVREMEATAFVSPSKVPALADAAELAAELHNFPDIEFSALVASPNGAKRAIAAGLRSIEFVVSAADGHSRANVGRSSAEATAQIPEIVGIAHDSGVSVEVIVATAWDCPFDGPTPPQRVIDIVTAATDAAVDRLAIADTIGTTTPRRVAELIALVRPHIGDIPLGAHFHNTRGAGLASAYAAVCAGVTRLDASVGGLGGCPFAPGASGNIAAEDLVYLLRDSGIHVDVDLEAAIAAARAAQDAVGHGLPSSLLRAGDRILD; translated from the coding sequence ATGAGTGATCTACCCACACATGTCGACATCCGGGACGTGTCCCTGCGCGATGGATTGCAGATCGAGGAGCCGATTCCGTTGGCGGCTAAGCTCGAGCTGCTCGCCGCGATCGCCGCGACCGGGGTGCGGGAGATGGAGGCGACGGCTTTCGTGTCGCCGTCGAAGGTTCCCGCCCTCGCCGACGCGGCTGAGCTGGCCGCGGAACTGCACAACTTCCCGGACATCGAGTTCTCGGCGCTGGTGGCCAGTCCCAACGGCGCCAAGAGGGCGATCGCCGCGGGACTGCGGTCGATCGAGTTCGTGGTGTCCGCCGCAGACGGTCACAGCCGGGCCAATGTGGGCCGCTCCTCCGCGGAGGCGACAGCACAGATTCCCGAGATCGTCGGGATCGCGCACGACAGCGGCGTCTCTGTCGAGGTCATCGTCGCCACCGCATGGGACTGCCCGTTCGACGGGCCGACACCCCCGCAGCGGGTCATCGACATCGTCACGGCCGCCACCGACGCCGCAGTCGACCGCCTGGCGATCGCCGACACCATCGGCACCACCACGCCGCGCCGGGTCGCAGAGCTGATCGCCCTGGTGCGTCCGCACATCGGCGACATCCCGCTCGGCGCACACTTCCACAACACCCGCGGCGCCGGACTGGCCAGCGCCTACGCCGCCGTATGCGCAGGCGTCACCCGGCTGGACGCCTCCGTCGGCGGACTCGGCGGCTGCCCGTTCGCGCCCGGGGCCAGCGGCAACATCGCGGCCGAGGATCTGGTTTACCTGTTGCGGGACAGCGGCATCCACGTCGATGTGGATCTGGAGGCGGCGATCGCCGCGGCCCGCGCCGCCCAGGACGCAGTGGGTCACGGCCTGCCCAGCTCGCTGCTGCGCGCCGGTGACCGGATCCTGGATTAA